In Beijerinckia indica subsp. indica ATCC 9039, the genomic window GCATTTTCCAGAATAAGAGAGCATGTCTCCTCATTACGGCTTAAAAAGATATGCTCTGGCGTCCTCGGCGGGGCCGGACACTGCTTCGTAGCGAGGCAGCATTGATTTTGCTTCAGTTCAAATGATCGCGGGCATGGAGCGGGCCACGCATGTGAGCCGCGCGAACGGCTCCACAAGCAGTGATACCAAAGGTCGTGAAGAACGACCTTTGGTTCCTTTCTTGAATTTTCGCTTTTTCAAAGCGAGAGCGAAAATTCAAGAGCGGTCCAACGGTCATTGATCATGACCGTTGGTATGACATAAGGGTGTCGATGTGAGGGCAAGGCGCCATGGTTGATCTCCTCGCACGGACAGATTCGCGTGCCGAGCCCGAAATCGAGGCTGCCCCCTCAGCACCGGCTGCATCCTCATCGGCCGAAGGACTGAGTTGCCTGCCGCTTTTCTTTCCTCTTGCCGGGCGAACCGTCGTCCTCGCCGGTGATGGGGAGGCCCTGGTCTGGAAAGCTGAGCTTTTGTACTCGACCGGGGCTTATCTGCGTGTTTTCGCGCCGCAACCCGTGCCTCGGCTAGCCGCTTTTCTCCAAAGTGAAGATCACGAGGCCGAAAAGCCCGCCCCATCAGCCTCTTCGCAAGAGCAGCGTTGCCTATGGCATCAGCGTCCAATCCGGGCGGAGGATCTTTCCGGCGCGGCACTGGTCATTGCCGCCTGCGATGAGGATAGCGAGGCTGCGGCCCTCCTGGCCATGGCGCGCGCGGCCGGTGTGCCGATCAATATCATCGACAGACCGGAACGGTCGGATTTTCAGTTCGGCGCGATCCTCGATCGCTCTCCCCTTGTCATCGGCATTTCAACACACGGCGCCGCGCCGGCCCTGGCGCAAGCCCTGCGCGGCCGGCTCGAAGCCTGGCTGCCTGCTTCTTTGCAACATTGGGCGGCAGCCGCGCGAAACTGGCGCGCACGGTTGAAACGGGAGCCGGTGAACAATCCGCGGCGATTTTGGAGTCTGTTCAGCCAGGCGGCGCTTGCGGCGGATCGCGAGGCGCCGCGCGAAACGGATTTCCAGCGCATGCGCGAGGAGAGCCAGAAACAGGACGATGCAGAATCCCTGGAGGAAACCATAAGCCCCAACCAAAAAGGTGTCG contains:
- the cysG gene encoding siroheme synthase CysG, giving the protein MVDLLARTDSRAEPEIEAAPSAPAASSSAEGLSCLPLFFPLAGRTVVLAGDGEALVWKAELLYSTGAYLRVFAPQPVPRLAAFLQSEDHEAEKPAPSASSQEQRCLWHQRPIRAEDLSGAALVIAACDEDSEAAALLAMARAAGVPINIIDRPERSDFQFGAILDRSPLVIGISTHGAAPALAQALRGRLEAWLPASLQHWAAAARNWRARLKREPVNNPRRFWSLFSQAALAADREAPRETDFQRMREESQKQDDAESLEETISPNQKGVVALVGAGPGDPELLTLKALRFLQEADVVLYDDLVSPRIVAMARRDAEKIPVGKRGYRPSCRQDHITAQLVALGLAGKKVVRLKGGDPMIFGRANEEIAALRAVGVRVEVVPGITAALGAAASLQMSLTERDKARRLQFITAHAHDGSLPDDMDWRALCDPRASSIVYMGVKTLQALASRLLAEGIDPTTPALLIERATQRDERVLAGTIESLPPLVAAAAPDGPCLVFIGAAFASPETETSKDSVIEAAL